Proteins from a genomic interval of Erwinia sp. SLM-02:
- a CDS encoding PTS transporter subunit EIIC: MGYAHLCAEIVSGVGGRDNIVSVIHCATRLRFKLKDSSLSQAEKLKQVAGIITVVESGGQFQVVIGSHVGEVYNQLAEYIPDNNPEESGDKNSSSPSSPRGFKAILNITVDIISSIFAPLLAILVAAGLLKGSLIIATLFHWLNKDDGTYLILFAASDAVFFFMPVLLGYTAGKKFGGNPLVTLVLGAAMVHPSLIELFHTTQADPARHYSFLTIPVTFINYSSTVIPVILAAWFSCWLEKRFNRWLPASIRTFVTPYLCLVITLPATFLVIGPLATQLSSAIGIGYNWVWHLNPTFAGAVFGALWQVCVIFGLHWGLAPLMINNLMTTGVDTVSVLVQAAVWAQAGATLGVWLRTRDTALKRIAGPSFVSSIFGITEPAIYGVNLPLKRPFVLGCMGGALGGAIIGYYHGTAYAFGGLGIFAFPSFISPAGIDAGFWGIVTGSAVAFLFAFISSWAIGIPRSVPDSHAELNTASPR; the protein is encoded by the coding sequence ATGGGATATGCCCATTTATGTGCTGAGATCGTATCCGGAGTTGGTGGCCGGGATAATATCGTCAGCGTTATTCATTGCGCCACACGCCTGCGCTTCAAGCTTAAAGACAGCAGCCTGTCTCAGGCGGAAAAATTAAAACAGGTGGCAGGAATCATTACCGTCGTTGAAAGCGGCGGGCAGTTCCAGGTGGTTATCGGCAGCCACGTGGGTGAGGTATACAATCAGCTGGCTGAATATATTCCGGATAATAACCCAGAGGAAAGTGGCGATAAAAATTCCTCATCACCTTCATCTCCACGGGGTTTTAAGGCCATTTTAAACATCACCGTTGATATTATATCCAGCATCTTCGCCCCGCTGCTGGCAATATTGGTGGCTGCGGGATTATTAAAAGGTTCGTTGATCATTGCCACGCTATTCCACTGGCTGAATAAAGATGACGGAACTTACCTTATTCTCTTTGCTGCCAGCGATGCGGTATTTTTCTTCATGCCCGTACTGCTGGGATATACCGCCGGGAAAAAATTCGGAGGTAATCCACTGGTCACGCTGGTATTAGGTGCCGCCATGGTTCACCCCTCCCTGATTGAACTGTTTCACACCACCCAGGCCGATCCGGCCCGCCATTATTCGTTCCTGACGATCCCGGTCACCTTCATCAATTACAGTTCCACGGTGATCCCGGTGATACTCGCGGCCTGGTTCAGCTGCTGGCTGGAAAAACGATTCAACCGCTGGCTGCCGGCATCAATCAGAACCTTCGTGACGCCCTACCTGTGCCTGGTCATCACCTTACCGGCCACCTTCCTGGTCATCGGCCCTCTGGCTACCCAGCTCAGTTCCGCCATCGGCATCGGGTATAACTGGGTCTGGCACCTCAATCCGACCTTCGCGGGTGCCGTCTTCGGCGCGCTGTGGCAGGTGTGCGTGATCTTCGGTCTGCACTGGGGGCTGGCACCGTTGATGATCAACAATCTGATGACCACCGGCGTGGATACCGTCTCCGTGCTGGTTCAGGCGGCGGTCTGGGCACAGGCAGGCGCAACGCTGGGCGTGTGGCTGCGCACCCGTGACACGGCGTTAAAACGTATTGCCGGGCCGTCATTCGTTTCCAGTATTTTTGGCATCACCGAGCCCGCCATCTATGGCGTTAACCTGCCGCTGAAGCGACCGTTTGTGCTGGGCTGCATGGGCGGGGCGCTCGGGGGCGCAATCATCGGTTATTACCACGGCACGGCCTACGCCTTCGGCGGACTGGGGATTTTCGCCTTCCCGTCCTTTATCTCTCCAGCGGGCATCGACGCCGGATTTTGGGGAATTGTGACCGGCTCTGCCGTCGCTTTCCTGTTCGCCTTTATCAGCAGCTGGGCGATCGGTATACCGCGATCGGTCCCTGACAGTCACGCGGAGCTGAATACGGCTTCACCACGCTAA
- the licT gene encoding BglG family transcription antiterminator LicT, with protein MKIDRILNNNVVITVDDNLQEMVVMGKGIGFNKKAGEKINLTNIEKTFSLDNPYSDHFRSLLDQVSKECILATEAIISLARGRLPGKLHDSLLISLVDHLHYALQRFSENISIQNALLWEIKKVYPHEYDVGKDALQIIYQHTGILLPEDEAGFIALHLVNAQLNDNMQNTMKITRFIQDILSLVAYHFDLTYQEKALSYQRFVTHLKFFAQRILDKKHLDIGDPDLANLVKGKYKDAYACAVKISQYSELHHDHALTMDELMFLAIHIEQVKIAIFSEGK; from the coding sequence ATGAAAATAGATCGAATACTGAATAACAATGTTGTTATCACCGTTGATGATAATTTACAGGAAATGGTGGTCATGGGTAAGGGAATCGGCTTTAACAAAAAAGCCGGGGAAAAGATTAATCTCACCAACATCGAAAAAACGTTTTCACTGGATAACCCCTACAGCGACCACTTCAGATCCTTACTGGATCAGGTTTCGAAAGAGTGCATTCTGGCAACGGAGGCTATTATTTCTCTGGCTCGCGGTCGGCTGCCGGGAAAACTACACGACAGCTTATTAATTTCGCTGGTTGATCACTTACACTATGCACTACAGCGGTTTTCAGAAAACATCAGTATTCAAAATGCGTTACTGTGGGAAATAAAAAAAGTTTATCCACACGAGTACGATGTCGGGAAAGATGCCCTTCAGATTATTTATCAGCATACCGGCATACTATTACCCGAAGATGAAGCTGGTTTTATCGCCCTGCACCTGGTCAATGCTCAGCTCAATGATAATATGCAGAACACCATGAAAATCACTCGTTTCATACAGGACATATTAAGCCTGGTGGCCTATCACTTCGATCTTACCTATCAGGAAAAGGCATTAAGCTACCAGCGTTTTGTCACCCATCTTAAATTTTTCGCCCAGCGCATCCTCGATAAAAAGCATCTGGATATTGGCGACCCCGACCTGGCTAATTTGGTGAAGGGGAAATATAAAGACGCCTATGCGTGTGCCGTTAAAATAAGTCAATACAGTGAGTTACATCACGATCACGCCTTAACAATGGATGAACTGATGTTTCTGGCGATCCACATTGAGCAGGTAAAAATAGCGATTTTTAGCGAGGGGAAATAG
- the umuD gene encoding translesion error-prone DNA polymerase V autoproteolytic subunit, giving the protein MKFYQPAEIRAILNLPLFISRVPCGFPSPAQDYVEQRIDLNDLLVSHPSSTYFIKVSGDSMIEGGIGEGDMLVVDSSLKAGHGAIVVAALDGEFTVKQLMLRPYLHLRPMNPCHSIIPIPDADQFEIFGVVKHVIKTLGN; this is encoded by the coding sequence ATGAAGTTTTATCAGCCCGCAGAAATTCGCGCCATTCTGAACCTGCCGTTGTTTATCAGCCGGGTGCCCTGCGGCTTTCCGTCGCCCGCCCAGGACTATGTTGAACAGCGCATCGACCTCAATGACCTGCTGGTGAGCCATCCCAGCTCAACCTATTTTATCAAGGTCAGCGGTGATTCAATGATTGAAGGCGGCATCGGCGAGGGCGACATGCTGGTGGTGGACAGCTCGCTGAAAGCCGGGCACGGGGCGATCGTGGTGGCGGCCCTGGACGGTGAGTTTACCGTCAAGCAGCTGATGCTGCGGCCTTATCTGCATCTCCGGCCAATGAATCCCTGCCATTCGATTATTCCCATTCCTGATGCCGACCAGTTCGAAATTTTCGGCGTGGTGAAGCACGTCATTAAAACGCTGGGCAACTGA
- the umuC gene encoding translesion error-prone DNA polymerase V subunit UmuC yields the protein MFALVDVNSFYASCETVFRPDLKGKPVCVLSNNDGCVIARSAEAKAVGVKMGEPYFKIKDHLRQHRVNVFSSNYALYADMSTRVMTTLEEIAPAVEIYSIDEAFIDLTGVRNCRVLEEFGREIRERVKRDTHLTVGVGIAQTKTLAKLANYAAKTWTRTGGVVDLSNVDRQRKLMALIPVEEVWGVGRRISKKLNAMGIITAKDLSEQSTWIIRKHFNVVLERTVRELRGEPCLALEEQAPDKQQILCSRSFSTRIVDYADMREAVCNYAVRAAEKLREEKQYCRQIAVFIRTSPHAVDEPFYGNQAMSMLLTPSNDTRDIIRAAMNALDRIWRDGHRYMKAGIMLGDFFSHGVSQLNLFDDFKPQLNSEALMQVIDGVNQDGRGRLWFAGQGIRKPWAMKREMLSPGYTTRYQDLPVAK from the coding sequence ATGTTTGCCCTGGTGGATGTGAATTCGTTCTACGCCTCGTGCGAAACGGTGTTCAGGCCGGATCTGAAGGGCAAGCCCGTCTGCGTACTGAGCAACAACGACGGCTGCGTGATTGCCCGCTCGGCGGAGGCAAAAGCGGTCGGCGTAAAAATGGGCGAACCCTATTTTAAAATCAAAGATCATCTGCGGCAGCATCGGGTGAACGTGTTCAGCTCAAACTATGCGCTTTACGCCGATATGAGTACCCGGGTCATGACCACGCTGGAGGAGATCGCCCCCGCGGTGGAGATTTATTCCATTGATGAAGCGTTTATCGATCTGACCGGCGTGCGCAACTGTCGGGTGCTGGAAGAGTTCGGGCGCGAGATCCGCGAACGGGTGAAGCGTGACACGCACCTGACCGTTGGCGTGGGGATTGCCCAGACCAAAACGCTGGCGAAGCTGGCTAACTACGCGGCAAAAACGTGGACGCGAACCGGCGGCGTGGTGGATTTGTCGAACGTGGATCGCCAGCGCAAACTGATGGCGCTGATCCCGGTAGAGGAGGTGTGGGGCGTCGGTCGGCGCATTAGCAAGAAGCTGAATGCGATGGGGATTATCACCGCAAAAGATCTGTCAGAGCAGAGCACGTGGATTATCCGTAAGCACTTCAACGTGGTGCTGGAACGCACGGTGCGTGAACTGCGCGGTGAGCCGTGCCTGGCGCTGGAGGAACAGGCACCGGACAAGCAGCAGATCCTCTGTTCGCGATCGTTTTCCACGCGGATCGTCGACTATGCCGATATGCGTGAGGCGGTGTGTAACTACGCGGTGCGCGCGGCGGAAAAGCTGCGGGAAGAAAAGCAGTACTGTCGGCAGATTGCGGTGTTTATTCGCACCAGCCCGCATGCGGTCGATGAGCCGTTTTACGGCAATCAGGCGATGAGTATGCTGCTGACGCCGTCGAACGATACCCGCGATATTATCCGCGCCGCGATGAATGCGCTCGATCGCATCTGGCGGGACGGGCATCGATATATGAAGGCCGGGATAATGCTCGGCGACTTTTTCAGCCACGGCGTCTCGCAGCTTAATCTGTTTGACGATTTCAAACCGCAGCTGAACAGCGAAGCCCTGATGCAGGTGATCGACGGTGTGAATCAGGACGGCCGGGGCAGGCTGTGGTTTGCCGGGCAGGGGATCCGGAAGCCCTGGGCGATGAAGCGGGAAATGCTGTCACCGGGTTATACCACCCGCTATCAGGACCTGCCGGTCGCGAAGTAA
- a CDS encoding ornithine cyclodeaminase family protein, translating to MHFISAEMIHSSLEWEGAINAIHSAHLGARHSGDGFFLGDAAYGLLSRAVILPGRGAGLKIASICPANAQARPPRAVEDAAFVVINEETKALSAVLDGPAITRWKTAADSVAAARILSREDSATLLVLGAGPVATALVDAYLHIRPAIRTVLLWNRTADKLIPTRAALKAKGIEAEIVQDLNAAVAGADIITAATSSASPLILGEYVKPGTHIDLLGGYRPDMQEADVAAVAKARLFVDDRTNAAMSGDICIPLQQGAITERHIEADLYELCQSTTFSRQKQDITLYKNAGGAHLDLMVSLLVIERINASTEAQA from the coding sequence ATGCATTTTATTTCTGCTGAGATGATTCACTCGTCGCTGGAATGGGAGGGCGCAATAAACGCCATCCATTCGGCTCATCTGGGTGCCCGCCATAGCGGGGACGGTTTTTTCCTCGGTGATGCCGCATACGGTTTACTGAGCCGCGCCGTTATTCTTCCCGGGCGCGGTGCCGGGTTAAAAATTGCCTCAATCTGTCCGGCTAACGCACAGGCCCGGCCACCGCGCGCGGTAGAGGATGCCGCCTTTGTGGTGATTAATGAAGAGACCAAAGCCCTCTCTGCGGTGCTGGATGGCCCGGCGATCACCCGCTGGAAAACGGCGGCGGATTCGGTTGCTGCCGCCCGCATACTGAGCCGTGAAGACAGCGCCACGCTGCTGGTACTGGGAGCCGGGCCGGTGGCGACGGCGCTGGTCGATGCCTATCTGCATATCCGGCCAGCCATTCGTACCGTTCTGCTGTGGAATCGCACGGCGGATAAACTGATCCCGACGCGGGCAGCGTTAAAGGCGAAAGGAATTGAGGCGGAAATAGTGCAGGATTTAAATGCTGCCGTGGCAGGAGCCGATATTATCACCGCCGCCACCAGCTCGGCTTCGCCTTTGATTCTGGGGGAGTATGTTAAACCCGGCACGCATATCGATTTGCTGGGCGGATATCGCCCGGACATGCAGGAGGCGGACGTTGCCGCCGTGGCGAAAGCGCGCCTGTTCGTTGACGATCGTACCAACGCCGCGATGTCGGGCGATATCTGCATCCCGCTGCAGCAGGGGGCCATCACTGAACGGCATATTGAAGCCGATCTCTACGAACTTTGTCAGAGCACGACGTTCAGCCGGCAGAAGCAGGATATTACGCTGTATAAAAACGCGGGTGGGGCGCATCTTGATCTGATGGTCAGCCTGTTGGTGATCGAGCGGATAAACGCGTCCACTGAAGCACAGGCGTAG